A region of Desulfovibrio inopinatus DSM 10711 DNA encodes the following proteins:
- a CDS encoding cupin domain-containing protein — MSVINLESALKSFEEFWSPRIVGQVNDVHIKLAKLQGEFVWHSHKQEDELFYVIHGQLVMHFRDRQETLRPGEMIVIPRGVEHKPVCAEETHVLLVEPVATVNTGDAGGDRTVAPVWVDGAGPGTV, encoded by the coding sequence ATGTCTGTCATAAATCTTGAGTCGGCACTGAAATCGTTTGAAGAATTTTGGAGTCCGCGCATCGTCGGGCAAGTGAACGATGTACATATCAAATTGGCAAAATTGCAGGGAGAGTTTGTTTGGCACAGCCATAAACAAGAAGATGAGTTGTTTTATGTCATACATGGCCAACTGGTCATGCACTTTCGAGATCGGCAAGAAACGCTTCGTCCCGGAGAGATGATTGTGATTCCTCGTGGAGTGGAGCACAAGCCGGTATGTGCTGAGGAAACACATGTCCTTCTTGTGGAGCCGGTGGCAACGGTGAATACTGGTGATGCTGGCGGAGATCGGACGGTCGCACCGGTTTGGGTCGATGGTGCTGGTCCAGGAACGGTGTAG
- a CDS encoding Flp family type IVb pilin — translation MNALMNFLRDDEGASAVEYGLLAALIAAVIVGSVAALGPKLKKAFDDVTAALP, via the coding sequence ATGAACGCACTGATGAATTTTTTGCGAGACGACGAAGGCGCTTCCGCTGTTGAATACGGCCTGCTCGCCGCTTTGATCGCTGCTGTTATCGTTGGTTCGGTTGCCGCACTTGGACCGAAACTGAAGAAAGCTTTTGACGATGTGACCGCCGCCCTTCCGTAA
- a CDS encoding antibiotic biosynthesis monooxygenase family protein, whose translation MHTIVRINIENIEELIYIVEEKITPSLLQQRGCRQIQIFKSLENPNELNIISEWDTEEDARNYFRLDKIHTLWESLPNAHLVGGIRYLKLVYNSKKNDA comes from the coding sequence ATGCATACCATTGTCCGCATAAATATCGAGAATATCGAAGAATTGATCTACATTGTTGAAGAAAAAATCACACCGTCTTTATTACAACAACGCGGCTGTCGACAGATTCAAATCTTCAAAAGTCTTGAGAACCCCAACGAACTCAATATTATTTCCGAATGGGATACAGAAGAAGATGCTCGCAACTACTTCAGGCTCGATAAAATACATACGCTTTGGGAGAGCCTGCCAAACGCGCATCTCGTCGGAGGTATTCGTTACCTCAAGCTCGTCTACAATTCTAAAAAAAATGACGCATAA
- a CDS encoding phosphatase PAP2 family protein codes for MEKRTQRQSSKRRMVRLAALGLVLSLIFLGITGIVVDTKGNIPWDVAFSQWMKGKRTIGMGDTFFLITLFGKWFVTVPVMACGAWGLYRLGDAIAMRGLLVSAGLDYVLTNVVKWLVKRPRPSGAVYSESFYSFPSGHASIAMALYGFFVYLLLTRRKTGVSGGGIVVQWGLVVFAVLIVALGVSRLYLGVHYPTDVVAGYVLGGICLVVGAYSMENGRSTDRQV; via the coding sequence GTGGAGAAGAGAACACAGAGGCAATCGAGCAAACGGCGTATGGTACGCTTGGCAGCTTTGGGTCTCGTTTTAAGTCTGATTTTTTTAGGGATAACCGGAATTGTTGTCGATACAAAAGGGAATATTCCATGGGATGTGGCATTTTCTCAATGGATGAAAGGAAAACGCACGATCGGCATGGGGGATACATTTTTTTTGATAACGCTTTTCGGCAAATGGTTCGTGACCGTTCCTGTGATGGCATGTGGCGCATGGGGCTTGTATCGGTTGGGTGATGCTATTGCAATGCGGGGCCTGTTGGTGAGTGCCGGTCTCGATTATGTATTGACCAATGTCGTGAAATGGCTCGTGAAACGACCGCGTCCGAGTGGCGCCGTATATAGCGAATCATTCTATTCTTTCCCCAGCGGGCACGCCAGTATAGCCATGGCGTTGTACGGATTTTTCGTGTATCTTTTGTTGACTCGACGCAAGACAGGTGTTTCTGGAGGCGGCATCGTTGTACAATGGGGCTTGGTTGTCTTTGCCGTACTGATTGTCGCTCTTGGAGTAAGTCGCCTCTATCTTGGCGTACACTATCCGACCGATGTTGTTGCCGGATATGTTTTAGGGGGGATATGTCTCGTTGTGGGGGCATATAGCATGGAAAACGGACGCTCGACAGATCGCCAGGTCTGA
- a CDS encoding DEAD/DEAH box helicase, with amino-acid sequence MSLRDIFHPLIADWFSKTYGSPTPIQAEAWPAIARGDHVLACAPTGSGKTLMAFLYGLNQLATGAFSPGEVRILYISPLKALNTDVAQNLREPARAIAEAFAQAEQPVHSVRIMTRSGDTPSSERRRMLSRPPEILVTTPESLGILLTTQPGSNLFSALSMVILDEIHAVMSNKRGAYLMANVDRLVALSGNFQRIAMSATIQPRETAAAFVGGFVRQANGRVVPRPMTVLSPDPTTSHGLELTISDPMPSHSDKILPKSDIPVWDAMAARMVPRILSNRSTLVFTNTRRLCERLTRLLNEQPSDHIEPVAFSHHGSLSKAIRQSVETRLKHGELKAIVATDSLELGIDIGELDEVLLVETPPSVSKALQRIGRAGHGVGQTSHATLYPSHGLDLLQAAALGMAVAQRDIEPVRPVLGPLDVLAQIIVSMSCTQPRNCDTLFDELRLSYPFHTLSRRQFDGVIDMLAGRFEHLRLAELTPQVHFDRLDNTISAKPSSARRVFLSGGVIPDRGYFRLRHAGTKSIIGELDEEFVWEATIGQTFPFGAGLWRITDITAADVLAEPASRSNAPAPFYKGEQRGRDTHFSTHVATLLTELDERRDAPDLAHDLMKRSGLDTPAVERLLDFLETQRRILKTELPGSTRIVIERASLAAGGAPGGQLSLHCPWGLPQTRPLALALEAAALRHTGCQTAVFAGDDLLVFAGLQQPDELDLQAVLRSLNPDNIDELVAARLDSTGFFGTRFRECAGRALLLPRAGFNKRTPLWLTRLRAKKMLATVRQLPDFPIVLEAWRECLHDAFDMDGLRGHLADIEAGNITILEARTYGPSPFARAGDWPQINQLMYEDDTPQASPQGNGPGLDASLLAEIQTGNEAHPVLDPDIVATFTAKRKRLFPGYGPADDIDFLDHVKDRLLIPENEFHDLLTALHGQPDITLLSEHVRSRLCRCLSPKARNTHSFIAAVENLPHIQAAFPQFQNITVFDLNDRQYPLPAPLNLDDSSRADLLLQWLSYVGPLSSDVLQNQLLPDQSDLEKLLGLLLASHRIIQSVPMHGIDASQNLLLDAESDAILLRLCRQAARRRVVTQPLDHLPAVLATRQGLIPPGQNEDDLYDRVTLLSCLPIPVGLLETEIIPARVTRYDMARFDSLFSQSDLLWFGQGEKTILLCPENERVLAFNNTSPNENSQALAQYFVDPHAAYDVTTLARHAGIGVSQLTPQIWEAVWQGYVVNTGFAALRQGLAQNFSAPTSASSRPTSGRSSSRRGRRRPPRFSEWKSHIPFGGSWRLLPPPTPPRDAVDEQERCRERIRLLLDRYGILFRDLLRRELPAFSWSRLFRDLRLMEFSGEVLAGVFFDEIPGPQFAAPDLVTSPPDPDAVYWINAADPASVCGLSISGLRATHPDRRPTTHLCYHGNRLVFLSQRLGKNLIFHEPPDSPGLERYLLPLTHLLTRTVSPLPRIKVETINDLPAGQSPYLSCLHSMFLATREPSGVSLCL; translated from the coding sequence ATGAGTCTACGTGATATTTTCCATCCCCTCATTGCCGATTGGTTTTCCAAGACATACGGCTCCCCCACCCCGATTCAAGCTGAGGCATGGCCGGCTATTGCCCGTGGCGATCACGTACTGGCCTGCGCTCCAACCGGGTCAGGTAAAACCCTTATGGCATTTCTCTATGGGCTGAACCAACTCGCGACCGGAGCGTTCTCTCCCGGCGAGGTACGCATCCTGTACATATCCCCGCTCAAAGCACTGAATACGGATGTCGCCCAAAACTTACGTGAGCCCGCCCGTGCCATTGCTGAAGCGTTTGCCCAAGCGGAACAGCCCGTTCATTCTGTACGCATTATGACGAGAAGCGGCGATACGCCGTCGTCCGAACGGCGTCGCATGCTCTCCAGACCGCCTGAAATTCTTGTCACCACGCCGGAGAGTCTTGGTATCTTGTTGACCACACAACCGGGTTCCAACCTGTTTTCCGCGTTATCCATGGTCATTCTCGATGAAATCCACGCCGTCATGTCAAACAAACGTGGCGCCTATCTCATGGCCAATGTAGATCGACTTGTTGCCCTGAGCGGCAACTTTCAACGTATTGCCATGTCAGCCACCATTCAACCGCGTGAGACCGCTGCAGCCTTTGTCGGAGGATTTGTTCGTCAAGCGAATGGCCGTGTTGTTCCACGTCCCATGACCGTCCTGTCCCCGGACCCCACAACATCTCACGGGCTTGAACTGACGATTTCCGATCCCATGCCGAGCCATTCGGACAAAATCTTACCCAAATCCGATATACCGGTTTGGGATGCCATGGCCGCTCGTATGGTGCCGCGCATTCTCTCCAATCGGTCCACGCTCGTTTTCACCAACACCCGCCGTTTGTGTGAACGCCTCACTCGGCTCTTGAACGAACAGCCGTCCGACCACATAGAGCCGGTTGCTTTTTCCCACCATGGTTCCTTGTCGAAGGCTATTCGGCAAAGTGTTGAAACCCGACTCAAACACGGCGAACTCAAAGCCATTGTTGCCACGGACTCCTTGGAACTCGGCATCGATATCGGGGAACTCGACGAAGTGCTTCTTGTTGAAACACCGCCGTCTGTCTCCAAGGCATTGCAACGCATTGGTCGAGCCGGCCACGGCGTTGGTCAGACAAGCCACGCAACCCTCTATCCCAGCCATGGCCTTGATTTGCTTCAAGCCGCAGCACTCGGGATGGCCGTTGCTCAACGCGACATCGAACCGGTTCGGCCTGTCCTCGGTCCGCTCGATGTGCTGGCACAAATCATTGTCTCCATGAGCTGCACCCAACCACGCAATTGTGATACGCTTTTCGATGAATTACGTCTGAGTTACCCCTTCCACACCTTGAGTCGCCGACAATTCGATGGCGTTATCGATATGCTGGCCGGCCGGTTTGAGCATCTGCGACTGGCCGAATTGACGCCACAAGTCCACTTTGATCGACTCGATAACACCATCTCAGCGAAACCGTCGTCGGCACGACGTGTCTTTCTTTCCGGCGGCGTTATCCCGGATCGAGGGTATTTCCGCCTGCGTCATGCCGGGACCAAATCCATTATTGGGGAGTTGGATGAAGAATTTGTCTGGGAAGCAACCATAGGACAAACATTCCCTTTCGGTGCCGGGTTATGGCGCATTACCGACATCACGGCCGCTGATGTACTTGCCGAACCGGCTTCCCGATCCAATGCGCCGGCTCCATTCTATAAAGGCGAACAGCGTGGTCGCGATACCCATTTTTCAACACATGTCGCAACGTTGTTGACCGAACTCGACGAACGACGCGACGCCCCCGACCTTGCCCACGATCTTATGAAGAGGAGCGGCCTCGACACGCCCGCAGTTGAACGCCTCTTGGATTTTCTCGAAACCCAGCGTCGAATTTTGAAAACGGAACTTCCAGGCTCGACTCGCATCGTTATCGAACGCGCCAGTCTGGCCGCTGGCGGCGCCCCCGGTGGTCAACTCAGCTTGCATTGTCCGTGGGGCCTCCCGCAAACTCGCCCTCTTGCCCTGGCGTTGGAGGCTGCAGCCTTGCGTCATACCGGCTGCCAAACGGCGGTTTTCGCCGGTGATGACCTGCTCGTTTTCGCCGGACTCCAACAACCAGACGAACTCGACCTTCAAGCTGTTTTGCGATCCCTCAATCCGGACAACATCGATGAACTTGTGGCAGCTCGCCTGGACTCCACGGGCTTTTTCGGGACTCGCTTTCGAGAATGTGCCGGTCGGGCACTGCTCTTACCCCGTGCCGGGTTCAACAAACGCACCCCGCTCTGGCTGACGCGGCTTCGCGCCAAGAAAATGCTCGCAACCGTCCGCCAACTTCCCGACTTTCCCATAGTGCTCGAAGCATGGCGTGAATGTCTCCACGACGCCTTCGACATGGATGGCTTACGCGGACATCTGGCCGATATCGAAGCCGGCAATATCACCATTCTCGAAGCACGTACGTATGGACCAAGCCCCTTTGCACGCGCTGGCGATTGGCCGCAAATCAACCAACTCATGTACGAGGATGACACGCCGCAAGCATCTCCCCAAGGAAATGGGCCGGGGCTGGATGCTTCGCTTCTTGCCGAAATCCAAACCGGGAACGAAGCCCATCCTGTGCTTGATCCCGATATTGTCGCCACCTTCACGGCCAAACGAAAACGACTTTTTCCCGGATACGGCCCCGCCGACGACATCGACTTCCTTGATCATGTAAAAGACCGCCTGCTCATTCCAGAGAATGAATTTCATGACCTGCTCACCGCCCTGCACGGGCAGCCTGACATAACGTTGCTTTCCGAACATGTTCGTTCTCGCCTCTGTCGATGTCTCTCTCCGAAGGCAAGGAATACTCATTCATTTATCGCCGCGGTGGAAAACCTTCCGCATATACAGGCCGCTTTTCCCCAATTCCAAAACATCACCGTATTCGACCTCAACGACCGTCAATACCCTCTTCCCGCGCCGCTCAACCTTGATGACAGCAGTCGTGCCGACCTTCTGCTCCAATGGCTTTCCTATGTCGGCCCCCTCTCGTCCGATGTTCTCCAGAACCAGCTTTTGCCGGACCAAAGCGACTTGGAAAAACTTCTGGGGCTTCTTCTTGCGTCACATCGAATCATTCAATCGGTACCGATGCATGGGATCGATGCGTCACAAAACCTTTTGCTTGATGCAGAGTCCGATGCCATTCTCTTACGCCTCTGTCGTCAAGCAGCACGTCGCCGCGTTGTGACGCAGCCCCTGGACCATCTTCCTGCTGTGCTTGCTACCCGCCAGGGACTTATCCCCCCAGGACAAAACGAAGACGATTTGTACGACCGCGTGACATTGCTTTCCTGCTTGCCCATTCCGGTAGGACTTCTTGAGACAGAAATCATTCCTGCTCGCGTCACACGATACGATATGGCCCGGTTTGATAGCCTGTTCTCGCAATCCGATCTTCTCTGGTTCGGACAAGGCGAAAAGACCATTCTTTTGTGCCCGGAAAACGAACGCGTTCTTGCCTTCAATAACACGTCCCCAAACGAAAACTCCCAAGCACTCGCCCAATATTTCGTTGACCCGCACGCGGCCTACGATGTCACGACACTGGCCCGGCATGCCGGGATCGGAGTTTCTCAACTGACTCCGCAAATCTGGGAAGCCGTATGGCAAGGGTACGTCGTTAATACCGGCTTTGCAGCGCTTCGCCAGGGGCTTGCCCAAAACTTCTCTGCCCCCACTTCCGCATCCTCTCGACCAACATCGGGACGGTCCAGCAGCAGACGCGGACGACGGCGTCCCCCGCGTTTTTCCGAATGGAAATCGCATATTCCATTCGGCGGGAGTTGGCGGTTGCTTCCTCCGCCGACTCCACCCCGTGACGCGGTAGATGAGCAAGAACGGTGTCGGGAACGTATTCGTCTCCTGCTCGACCGATACGGCATTCTGTTTCGCGATTTACTTCGCCGAGAATTGCCCGCGTTTTCATGGAGTCGTCTTTTCCGAGACCTCCGGCTTATGGAATTTTCCGGAGAAGTCCTCGCCGGAGTCTTTTTCGACGAAATTCCCGGTCCACAGTTTGCCGCCCCGGACCTCGTTACGTCTCCTCCCGACCCTGATGCCGTCTACTGGATCAATGCTGCCGACCCGGCATCGGTCTGTGGCCTTTCTATTTCCGGCTTACGCGCAACACATCCCGACCGTCGACCAACAACGCATCTCTGTTATCACGGAAATCGGCTTGTTTTTCTTTCACAACGCCTCGGAAAAAATCTGATATTTCATGAACCGCCCGACAGCCCAGGGCTTGAACGATATCTTCTTCCGCTCACCCATCTTCTTACCCGAACGGTTTCACCACTTCCACGAATCAAAGTCGAAACCATCAATGATCTTCCTGCCGGGCAAAGTCCATATCTCTCGTGTCTTCACAGCATGTTCCTTGCTACTCGCGAGCCATCTGGCGTGAGTCTTTGCCTTTAA
- the feoB gene encoding ferrous iron transport protein B — protein MSTLFTMALAGNPNAGKSTLFNALTGSRQHVGNYPGITVDKKEGTAKSAAGDIHVVDLPGTYSLTAYSLEEVVARNFLADCRPEVVVDVANAGALERNLYLAVQLLEMGIPVVLGLNMMDEAEKKGLTIDADRLSHLMDLPVVKLVARKGLGVSELLEEAITVARSRQGDWQPLTISYGPDLDEALLDMTSQIEAKGFLTDRYPARWIALKYMESDDEIKRQGKLVDAELAADLEARVARETEHCRATLSTYPEAVIADYRYGYIASMLKKGVLQRDTREERIAMSDRMDLILTHKFAGPLIMLGVLYMVYQITFSLGEIPMGWTEAFFSWLGDVVVALVPPGLLQSLIISGIIDGAGGVLGFVPLILLIFFLIAFLEDSGYMARVAYMLDRVFRTFGLHGCSVMPFLISGGIAGGCAVPGVMAARTLRSPKERLATILTAPFMTCGAKLPVFILLTGVFFPKYQAQAMFGVTLVAWSVALLVAKVLRMTIIRGPSTPFVMELPPYRLPTMRGLLIHTWERTWQYIKKAGTIIVAISILIWACMTFPSPSAEELQAFETRSVAISTEMAALSGQTDDQSRQTLNDLQRQLDTIEKEQSGFALRRSLAGRLGVALESVSWLAGFDWQTNIALTGGIAAKEVIVSTLGTAYSLGGGGPEVTDSLAERLAHDSSWTVVKAMSLMVFILLYAPCFVTIVVMAKETSWRWAAFSAVFNTVLAFTLATLIYQVGIMI, from the coding sequence ATGAGCACGTTGTTTACCATGGCTTTGGCCGGGAATCCCAACGCCGGAAAAAGCACGTTGTTCAATGCCTTGACCGGTTCTCGGCAACATGTCGGAAATTATCCCGGTATTACGGTCGATAAAAAAGAAGGGACAGCCAAAAGTGCCGCCGGTGATATTCATGTCGTCGACCTGCCCGGCACGTATTCGTTGACCGCGTATTCTTTGGAAGAGGTGGTCGCGAGAAATTTTCTTGCCGATTGTCGTCCCGAGGTGGTGGTGGATGTTGCCAATGCCGGAGCGCTTGAGCGCAATCTGTATCTTGCGGTGCAGCTCCTCGAAATGGGGATTCCGGTGGTGCTTGGGCTGAATATGATGGATGAGGCTGAAAAAAAAGGCCTTACTATCGATGCAGATCGATTGTCGCACCTCATGGATTTGCCTGTGGTCAAACTTGTGGCTCGGAAGGGGCTCGGTGTCTCCGAGTTGCTTGAGGAGGCCATAACTGTTGCGCGATCTCGGCAGGGGGATTGGCAACCGCTGACGATTTCGTATGGCCCCGATCTCGATGAAGCATTGCTTGATATGACAAGTCAGATCGAGGCGAAAGGATTTTTGACAGATCGATATCCTGCGCGGTGGATTGCGCTTAAATATATGGAATCAGACGATGAGATTAAGCGCCAGGGCAAGCTGGTCGATGCTGAATTGGCAGCTGATCTCGAAGCGCGGGTTGCCCGTGAAACCGAACACTGCCGAGCAACCCTGTCGACATATCCTGAAGCCGTCATCGCGGATTACCGATACGGCTATATTGCGTCCATGCTGAAGAAGGGCGTGTTGCAGCGCGATACACGCGAAGAACGCATTGCCATGTCTGATCGGATGGATTTGATTTTGACGCACAAGTTTGCGGGTCCACTGATTATGCTGGGCGTGTTGTACATGGTGTATCAGATTACATTTTCTTTGGGTGAAATCCCCATGGGCTGGACCGAAGCGTTTTTCTCCTGGTTGGGGGATGTGGTGGTGGCTCTTGTGCCGCCCGGTCTGCTCCAGTCGCTTATTATTTCGGGTATCATCGATGGTGCCGGTGGGGTGCTTGGTTTTGTTCCGCTGATCTTACTGATTTTCTTTCTCATCGCATTTCTTGAGGACTCGGGCTACATGGCTCGCGTTGCCTATATGCTGGATCGCGTTTTTCGAACGTTCGGTCTCCATGGGTGTTCGGTGATGCCGTTTCTTATCTCCGGTGGTATTGCCGGCGGTTGTGCCGTTCCTGGTGTTATGGCAGCGCGGACGTTGCGTAGTCCCAAGGAACGTTTGGCTACCATCCTGACCGCTCCGTTTATGACCTGTGGAGCCAAACTTCCGGTGTTTATTCTGCTCACCGGCGTCTTTTTTCCCAAATATCAGGCCCAAGCCATGTTTGGGGTCACGCTGGTGGCATGGAGCGTCGCTCTGCTCGTGGCCAAGGTGCTTCGGATGACGATTATTCGTGGTCCGAGTACACCGTTTGTCATGGAACTCCCACCCTACCGATTACCCACAATGCGTGGACTGCTCATTCACACGTGGGAACGGACCTGGCAATATATTAAAAAAGCCGGCACGATCATTGTGGCGATTTCCATTCTCATTTGGGCATGCATGACGTTTCCCAGCCCGTCGGCGGAAGAGCTTCAAGCATTTGAAACCCGTTCGGTGGCGATTTCAACCGAAATGGCAGCTTTGTCAGGACAAACCGATGATCAGTCACGACAAACATTGAATGACCTGCAAAGGCAACTTGATACGATCGAGAAAGAGCAATCTGGATTTGCTTTACGTCGATCGTTGGCGGGGCGCCTTGGTGTGGCTCTGGAAAGCGTATCATGGTTGGCGGGGTTTGATTGGCAAACGAATATTGCACTCACCGGCGGTATTGCGGCCAAGGAAGTTATCGTTTCCACCTTGGGGACCGCATATTCACTCGGTGGAGGCGGACCAGAAGTAACTGATTCTTTGGCTGAACGATTGGCTCATGATTCCAGTTGGACTGTGGTCAAGGCGATGAGCCTCATGGTCTTTATTTTGCTGTATGCTCCATGTTTTGTCACCATCGTTGTGATGGCGAAAGAAACTTCGTGGAGATGGGCGGCATTCAGCGCCGTGTTCAATACCGTACTGGCGTTCACGTTGGCGACGCTTATCTACCAGGTCGGAATCATGATTTGA
- a CDS encoding FeoA family protein: protein MEQISLRKLKVGQKARIARVLAEGELGRRIRDMGLVRGADIEVVGRAPLRDPVALRLKDFTLTLRNNEADHIFVEEPSDGDTGSAGA from the coding sequence ATGGAACAAATTTCTCTTCGCAAGCTCAAGGTTGGTCAAAAGGCCCGCATTGCCCGAGTGTTGGCAGAAGGTGAACTGGGGCGGCGTATTCGGGATATGGGATTAGTTCGAGGTGCAGACATTGAAGTTGTGGGAAGGGCACCACTTCGCGATCCTGTTGCATTACGATTGAAGGATTTTACGCTGACTCTGCGCAATAATGAAGCGGACCACATTTTTGTGGAAGAGCCAAGCGATGGAGACACCGGGAGCGCAGGCGCATGA
- a CDS encoding FeoA family protein translates to MHRYKDAMCPLNQFPKGSKVTIADYDAGCQCRGRLCALGLTPGTTVEVCESGMGPCKLRVRDSELVLGCGMAEKLLCAPAA, encoded by the coding sequence ATGCACAGATACAAAGACGCCATGTGCCCTCTCAATCAGTTTCCGAAAGGAAGTAAAGTCACCATTGCGGACTATGATGCTGGTTGCCAGTGTCGAGGTCGTCTCTGCGCTTTGGGATTGACACCGGGAACCACGGTTGAAGTTTGCGAATCCGGCATGGGACCGTGCAAGCTGCGCGTGCGGGACAGTGAACTTGTGCTCGGTTGCGGTATGGCTGAAAAACTTTTATGTGCGCCTGCCGCGTGA
- a CDS encoding DnaJ domain-containing protein, translated as MMTGLEFEDCLVSRFHRMIDFIISLITGLLFTVCALGSSAGKANKQQFAKRFIVTTTLTTLFCFLAFRLVVPNINLADNIINTILILERGNFSPPVLKRLILEIFPLALISAILILGGYLSRHRDQLEGKSFRQIAVMPLNSIKRRGQQLLAGLSALEHRLTGKNRFLRFRHPTPQQPFPSSTKRERPTLSSSRRRTPPTSVIPPEQREYKRPSTTSRPSTSSENNSSPTTEQVLTALKTREAALQRKAEARRRMKAEERRRLQEEFEAREKARIAEEEERRLEKQRESERRRREEEREAKRRQAERQHLEQARRREEELRRERAEKAAKKAAEQAAREASRAKRKARAQTNTKSKKPDMTPYFTVLGVSPSATAEEVKRAYREKIRSYHPDQVQNLGPELRELAEQKTREINEAYTMIKRSQTS; from the coding sequence ATGATGACAGGCCTCGAATTCGAGGATTGCCTCGTCAGCCGCTTTCACCGCATGATCGATTTCATCATTTCGCTAATTACGGGCCTGCTGTTTACCGTATGTGCGCTCGGTTCTTCTGCCGGCAAAGCCAATAAACAGCAGTTCGCCAAACGGTTCATCGTCACAACGACGCTGACCACCCTATTCTGTTTCCTTGCCTTTCGGTTGGTGGTGCCCAACATCAACTTAGCCGACAACATCATCAACACGATTCTCATTCTGGAGCGTGGAAATTTTAGTCCACCTGTGTTGAAGCGGCTGATATTGGAAATTTTTCCATTAGCACTGATTAGTGCGATACTCATCCTTGGAGGCTACCTTTCTCGGCATCGTGATCAGTTGGAGGGGAAATCTTTCCGTCAGATCGCTGTTATGCCATTGAATAGCATCAAGAGGCGTGGTCAACAGCTCTTAGCGGGACTTTCCGCTCTTGAACACAGGCTCACAGGAAAAAACCGTTTCTTACGATTTCGCCACCCCACCCCACAGCAGCCATTTCCTTCGTCTACGAAACGAGAACGTCCAACACTGTCATCCTCTCGGCGACGCACACCGCCCACCTCCGTCATCCCTCCTGAACAAAGGGAGTATAAACGGCCATCAACGACGTCACGACCTTCCACGTCTTCGGAGAATAATTCCAGTCCGACAACCGAGCAGGTCCTGACCGCTCTCAAAACGCGTGAAGCCGCTCTTCAGCGCAAAGCCGAAGCTCGACGCCGCATGAAAGCCGAAGAGCGTCGACGTCTCCAAGAAGAATTTGAAGCCCGTGAGAAAGCCCGTATCGCCGAAGAAGAAGAACGACGCCTGGAAAAGCAGCGCGAAAGCGAACGACGACGCCGGGAAGAGGAACGCGAAGCCAAAAGACGACAAGCTGAACGCCAACACCTGGAACAAGCACGCCGTCGCGAAGAGGAGCTGCGTCGTGAGCGCGCTGAAAAAGCGGCGAAGAAAGCGGCCGAACAAGCTGCGCGGGAAGCATCACGGGCCAAGCGCAAAGCCCGAGCCCAAACCAACACCAAATCCAAAAAACCGGATATGACTCCATATTTCACAGTTCTTGGCGTATCTCCTTCGGCAACAGCCGAGGAAGTGAAACGAGCCTATCGTGAAAAAATCCGTTCCTATCATCCGGACCAAGTTCAAAATCTCGGCCCGGAACTCCGTGAGCTTGCGGAACAAAAAACACGCGAAATCAATGAAGCGTATACTATGATCAAACGTTCCCAAACATCGTGA
- a CDS encoding peptidylprolyl isomerase → MTPNTVFRRLAAISAVLCFCLCVFSTRAHAQEPVYVQLTTNKGNIVLELDPKDAPVSVENFLKYVKRGVYDGTIFHRVIDGFMIQGGGFDANFEKRPTDTAIRNEADNGLKNTMYTIAMARTMDPHSATNQFFINVNNNGFLDHTSKTATGWGYAVFGKVIKGQNVVDAIKSVPTTSKGPYNDVPVDPVILEKAEVIANPSAS, encoded by the coding sequence ATGACTCCCAACACCGTATTTCGTCGTCTTGCAGCCATCTCTGCTGTGCTATGCTTTTGCTTGTGCGTTTTCTCAACTCGCGCTCACGCTCAAGAACCGGTGTATGTTCAACTTACCACCAACAAGGGGAATATCGTCCTGGAACTCGATCCCAAGGATGCCCCTGTCTCCGTTGAAAATTTTCTCAAATACGTCAAACGCGGTGTGTATGACGGTACGATCTTTCACCGGGTAATTGATGGATTTATGATCCAGGGAGGCGGCTTCGACGCCAACTTTGAAAAGCGCCCCACCGATACCGCTATTCGCAATGAAGCCGACAACGGACTCAAAAATACTATGTATACGATTGCCATGGCCCGCACCATGGACCCGCATTCTGCGACGAACCAATTTTTTATCAATGTCAACAACAACGGTTTTCTCGATCACACGAGCAAAACCGCCACGGGCTGGGGATATGCCGTTTTTGGAAAAGTCATAAAAGGGCAGAATGTTGTGGACGCCATCAAATCAGTCCCAACCACATCAAAGGGCCCGTATAACGATGTTCCCGTCGATCCGGTCATTCTCGAAAAAGCCGAAGTCATCGCGAATCCATCCGCGTCTTGA